The genomic interval AGCATATGAGTTGTCGGTACTATGCGACTGTGAGATCGCTCTGATTATCTTCAGTTCGAGTAACAAGCTATATCAGTATGCAAGCACCGACATGGACAAGGTTCTTCTCAAGTACACCGAGTACAACGAACCCCACGAGTCTCTTACCAACAAGAATATCATCGAGGTGAGCCGATTTCTCCTCcataattttcaagtttcCCAACAATATTTCCAAATCTTCATCATCTATGAAAAGAGTAGATGATAGGATAGATGatagagaaatagaaaaagggataattattacttaagaaattttttataatgcataaattaaaataacattcctGAGAATTTTTGAGtctgattttcaatattttaaattgttttgatataaaattattttgattatttaatacaatattgaaatattagaattagaatattacAATCTACATAGAATATTAtggttaattatttcattataaaatattgaagaattcattttttattatatgttaatgataatatataaaatattaaattatatttcatgaaattttataaaattataaaagaagaaatttaattctttttaaaaagattaagatttttaaagacattttccaatcttttttccagtgttataataaaatattcctttattttaaataatgaaaaaaattcttcggaAGTAAGATAAACGTGTTTTAAATCTGAATGAgcatcattttcaaaaaacttgTTCACGTAAATAATATGTCAGAGAATGTTGAAGCTTGTCTTTGCATGCCCAAGGCCGATTAGGTTGTCTCAGAAAGTACTATATGTTCAAGTCATTTAGTTGATCAGAAGGCTTTTTACAAGAAGATCTTAAAGCCACTcttaactattaaaaataattatttacatatcatacaaataaatgattataataataattgttttattcttaaatctaAGAATTGTTTGTTTTATCTATGCTTATAATAgccaaaatattttgttaataaattttttttgcagctatccattatgatttattttaaaataataataagaagatatattctaaaagaaaattagtaAAAGTAGCAATTTAAAGATACAAGTGAAAACAACTTTTtgtttagatttatatataaattgagtttaaaaatgaattcttcAATCAAtaaagttgttttttttttatatttaaaaaactttaatattagatttataagaataatataattaatgctaAATATAatgcttttactttttttttattaaagtttttgaTATGAATTTCTGActcaagaaaaacaaaattaaaacctcaaaatataaatataaatataaattataaaataaatattgcaacataattctttatcaattccacgattaaaaaaattttttaaaaattatcttttcaataGAATCATTCAATTTCTTAAGAATCTTGaacttgaattttaaatattctgaaCGGCATTGAATCGTAtagtatcaatattttttaaataatctcacCGATTGATGCGACAAGTTGTTAGTGCCAGCCTGCTCTATAACTCTACGGGTATATCAGTAAATGAGAGatttcataaagaaaaatttcacgatgtCTGATATCCTCGCGTATCATCATTGGTTATTAACTTTTTCAAGTTTgtcgattatcgaaattatacaTGAGTATGCGGTATTATCTACATGCGTGCAGTACAAGCCTTCTTTCTGTGtgtcttctttttcaatcgttttATACGGGGTGGTCCATTAGTAAAGCCGGACAGAGAATTACTCTTGATGTTCTTGCGTGATGTTTTACTTGATacctctaaaaaaattaacaaaagacAAATGACTGGATGGAATAAACATTATACAAAAAACTTCATTTTGAGGACatttcttttgattatttttttattttcatattattattatatatattaataaaataagatgatTTTTTTGGTAGGgcgaataaattgatatttttttttttaatatttttattttttattttttattttattattattattcaaagtaatttcttttcaaaatagttgtaaaacttttatttataatataaattttttttgtaatattttgaataatattatgataatatagtaataaataataatatatttcttataattattattattataaaagaaaaaactatttaattaataaaaatataaatgatgtaAAAGTATATTGGcgatatgaaaaaagaaaaaaatattagaaaaactaTATTCAATCGtgccaatataaataattaaaattcgttgcaatatttaaatcagtggtaaagaataaaaaagaaaacccaACAACTTGTTGTACAAAACAAATTCATTATGCTCAAATCAGTTGGAGGATTCTTCTttctaactttatttataatctctatataaaatcttaataaaaaaaaaaacagttcttaattgaaaaaaaaattaataattataattctttgtcttctccataaaatatttaactttttgaatttttcaaatttttgaaaaagagattttcattaacttaaaaaatcttccattttaatatcatttatttcaaatttttatttattttatgaaaaaaaaagaattttaaacaatactaattatactaataatatataattcaatgtcattcttatatattactatCAAATCAGTAAAAATTTCTAACTTTAGAAAAACTATCACAAACTTATTCCTAGGAGTTCCCTAACCCAGTCTCCCAATTGTTTTGAGTATAATAATGGTCAGGGTCGTTCATGAATTCTCCACACAAATCCATTGTCAACCATTGGTATCGCGTGACACGCGatatcttctttcctttttttttttttctatattctgcGCCCGTAAACGCACGTATAACCTCTCACCGTAAAAGTACGTACACAAATAACCCATACATTGAAACATAtgtgaaagaagagaagaaaaaaataactagaGAGACTattcgtatgtatatataaaatgtgtatgtatatgtgacgttagatatttaaattaacgtGCATGCGAAGGTTGAGTGCCCTCGGGCGGTGTGGTCACGTGAACCTGTCTGCTGACACTTGCAGGCACTCAACAAGAAGGAACATAAGGGCGCCATGTCCCCGGAAAGTCCGGAGCCTGACGCGATCGAGTACAATCTTACTCCGCGCACCGAAGCCAAATACACGAAGATTGACGAGGAGTTCCAACTAATGATGCAGAGGCACCAACATAACGGCACTCGGGTAAGTGGAGGTCGTCGTTCTGTGTTGTTCGATGGCCAACTGACGTCGAGAGGAACAGacagggagaaaaagagaaatgttcCTGTCAGGAGAATACCTGGGATAGCTGAAAAAATTGTGTGGATCTCCTGCCGACGGTCCACGGGTATTTAGGTATTGTCGATCTTAGGCATTTTAGGCATACAAAGGTTGCTGAAAGTTTTTGGTTTTTGTAGAGTATTGGGAATTGTATTTGTTGATTATTATGGATGATTAAAATTGGGTTAAGGTTGTTACTGTTGTTAAGATTGCAGTAGTTAAGATATTAAGAATTTGCACATAGAAAAAGTTCTCTGTATGGTATGTtggtattgattttattatatatcttattaaagtttcattattgaagtataatgtattattttagtattttaaatttatacaaagatACGgagaatttgatgaaatagtaaagattgaaaattgtattatatattggatattatgaataattgaagTTGGAATCTtggttatattaatatttgagtgtttaggaattttttttcttacaaatagataagttgttaaaaattttattataatttatacgtttaaaactaaaaatcataaaaaatgtaattggaATTATAAAGATCTTctatgatgaaatattattttattagatctttctatatttattgttaaatttgctttagaattgtatattttcaaattttctataattatataagattttaattgaaaaagtttcaaatattttgatctaatatttatatttatatatataatataatatataaatattagaatagttatataatattaatataatattataaatattaatatataaatattatataaatatataaaatataaatttattcagtttcatttttcaaaaatctgattaatatgagaaataaatcaaaagaaagaagtttTTTCTTAGTAAttctatatcaaaaattatataatatgtaaaaatatgttgtttctcattatcattttgaaattaataacaacCAGATGTTTACAATCGTCTATTCTTCTTGTTATTTTACTTTGGGAATCTCTAACTCGAAGTTTTCACATGACTAGGAACAATTCGTTAGTATTcctgattatatttattagctTTTAACAATTCGCTATCAAGCAATTTGTCAGTGACGTAGGTTCGATTTAATTCGCACTCTTTAAGTTATTATCGAGTTTACATACTGTATGTTTACAAAACAGTCAGCTCATTCTCCTAAACGATGTTATTGGCAGATATTTAAATCAGATTTCTCTGATTAgtcattaatttgttttttctttcatttactcaacttattgtatatattgcaTCGAACTTCATCTGGAAAAACTTAATatgataatcataattattttagcaaACAAAATCttcagaatataaaattttcagaattcttgaaaaattatatttatttacatataaaaatattttattatatagattattctttttcttttttaaattttttttatgagatttttaatttataataaatataaaagaatttaaaattgtaacaagttttatttttatagaaatttatttatacaaaagatGAAGATCGATTtgcatttgtatttttttttgtgtgttttatattatattatacatatgtttttgtttatttttatgtaataaaagtaggtaaaagaataatgaaggatgtaattttaaaataaagatatatttgtcaattcttttgtaatctatcattattgaatattgtatTGATCTTATTAGCGttgatttaatacaatttcagGCAATGGGACAATCTAATTACTCTCTACCTGTATCCGTACCAGTGAATAGTTATGGCGAATCTCTACTTGGATCTAGTCCTCAAATAGCGCATACCAGCATTTCTCCAAGACCATCGTCTTCTGAAACAGATTCAGGTATTTGGTCAATAAAATACactgatataatttatcaaataaatttaattattattttatatatagaaaaaaagaattaaaaataaaattaattattagatttaataaatagcaaataaaaatatttatattttattaatatagttatGTGATCTTGTAATTATCGTTATGATATttcctttctaaaaaaaaaatcaacattaattatattatatttttttgtattatatttagtgTATCCACCAGGAGGAATGTTGGAGATGAGTAATGGCTATCCACCATCAGCATCACCATTAGGAGGTTCACCTAGTCCAGGTCCTTCACCGGCACTAGGAGTTGGAGGAGGCAGTGCAAACAAAGGCAGTAATCCGTCTAGGCATTCGCCGcaacctccacctcctccaccGCCGCCTCATCCTCACAGGACTAATCTTCGAGTAGTTATACCAACACCTCTTACACAACCTCTCTCTGAAGATACTAGTTATGATgttagtatatagtatattgtacttgatttcaatttattcttaagtaatttaaaatcattacataattaagcgatttaatatctttttatattgagtatttttattttaatcttttttaattttttaaaataaagtaatatataacataaatatataaaaatttatagatatataaaaattatcttcaataatatttaatatatacttgatcctttattttattcttgaatatATAGAATGGCCATACACAATCTGCATTAAATACACCGGTAGTAGCATTGCAAACACCATCAGTTCCAGCCGGATACTCTAGTTTCGGACCTACCGATTATTCCTCAGACCTTGGAAGTTTAGCCTGGTCTCATCAGAGGTACGTTGATGACTTATCAATGTATTCGGCAGCCACCATGTCCAGTATcaggtaaataaaaaatttcaatttaaatattattgtgaaaaaaagaaactacacATCCAGTTGatatttatcgtaaaaattgttataaatattatactaaaatttataaaaatctcattttctttaaaaaaaactgtttagaaactattttttaatataattattttataatattatttaatataattatattaaaaacaaatttataatataaactcttaagaaaagattgaaaagtATTTGTAAAGTTTAATCATGCTTGCAACGACGCCACTTGTTCTAATGTGTactctatatttatatcttagttgaggataaaaatatcaaacaacGTTCACTGgagttttatagtttttttcttgtttgaataattgttttagCAATatgtcaataaatatattagtgGTTTTTCATCCCATTttcatctttcaaattttatgttattcatttgttcatatattaactaattaaaattctttttcttaatcaataaaagacaaaaatttgaggcaaaaataatgttatttattaatacttaataagttaatacttaatttattaattaatacttattaatacttattaatacttaaatcattttgattacttagaatgatgaaatattaagtTTACATAATGTTTcactaatatatttgttaaggaatatataaaataataatttattttcacaatttaggacaaaaatagaatttaattttaacgaaaatttaatcaatatatatttttgtatcagagaattaataacaatcaattttcttGCAAATCTGATATCTCCAACATTATTGCAGTGGTCTTCCTCATCTAGCCGTATCAAGTAGTACACCACCGCCTGCCACATCGCCATTACCAGTGAAAATAAAGAGCGAACCGATTAGTCCACCTCGAGATCCTCACGGTGGCAACAGTGGCTCAAATAGTAGTGGGCCGAGTAATACCAGCAATCTTCATCATACAGCCCTGAATGTTGGACCTTCGTCGAGTACCGGTGCACCACCTCCACATCATGTACCTCATCCTGGCCCACAATCGTTGAATCTTGTGTCGAACAGACCTAGCAGTAATCCACCGCCGTCTCACTCTGGAAGTATAACACCGACAAATCTTCCGTCTCCAGGTAGTGCAACGGTGGCAGACATTCGAACGAGTCACTCGAACACCGGAGGAAATGGTGGGAACAACTCAGACTATGAGAACGGACCACTTATGAAGCGTTCCAGAATCACTGAGGGCTGGGCGACTTAATATCAATCGTAACAGTTAATCGCTCGATCGTTTCATACCTCTACGTACAACGGCGTATAGTGCTTTTGTGAGAAGTTCCGGAACTTGAAGTCAAAAACTTGTTACATTATTTACACACGTTCGGCcatggttctttttttttttttttcttgtggtTGGGTGCGCGCGTGAAATGAAGAACGATTTTCGCAGAAATCCAACTTGGCTGGACGAAGAATACaagtttgtttatatattttaaagtccACACATATACATACGCACGCACATACATACAAACACATACATGGACACgtacatacaaatataaagataCATTTGTTTGACGATTAACGGTGCCATAATGTTGAAGcgttacacgtatatatatatatatatatatatatatatatatatatatatattatattatattatatatatatgatggatacatatatatatgtatatatatatatatgtatatatatatatacatatattttcatgtatataatacgaaaattgtttgtatatatttcattaattcattgtCATTTTCTTCGTGATATGGCATATTGTGTCTTTGATACTTGTCGCTATGGCGAAGGTTATTCCTttcgaaataaagaaaggaaatggCGGTACATTTAGGACGGATATTAAGACATGAAAACCGGAAGTATAGCATTTCGGAGGTGAAATGCATCGACAACCGAATTTCTAAGAGCTTGCGAATGTCTAATGATTTCACAATTtagagatttataaataaatgtacttTGTTACTTGTTTTTTGTGCGTTATAATGGTAGATAGGTACAATCCGCGGCATAATCCGTTAAttgatgtttttaattaataatatcgagagcaataaacattatttctctcttaatTGAATACCTAGTCAGagaataatgatatttgattagtatataaattttaattttacaattctttttcttctttttttaatgcaatatctttttcctttactCTGAAAAAACTGTACTCtttaaatcgtaaaaaaaaaatcattcaaacatattattagaaaatgtatTATACTCATACTCATATGTGTATTAACCCGTCTATTTTAAAGAATCGTTAAATGttgatttgtttttaaatagtggagttttttttctttttttttttttttttttcgttagcGAACTATAATTAACGGTCTATGTCcgctaatagaaaaaaaaaatgttgaatgaTTAATCGGCTACTGTactcaaaataaatatgatattctgTAGAGAAAATAtgctcgaaaattaatatattgatcatTATGAGATGATAGAAAAGATACATACATATTGTATGTGAAATAAGCATCTAATAATGTtgacaagaaagaaaagtatatacaCACGAacttgtatatgtatacatatatacatatgttatatacattttcCACAAGTATTTTGCACATttgatatgaaaagaaaaagaaagacataGAAGGAAGATACTTTGCAACCCTTAATGCCTAAGTACACAACGAGAGCTTGCACTTTTGCGAGCATAtatcttcaaataataatacatgagaattaataaatttgtttgaacagcatttaaatacaataattattgcacatacaatttttctataacaaTGGatcacaattaaattaaatgtgaaGTATAGAGAacgaatatctattaatatatcttataaaatgcTTCATTAgtgaaattcataattaattggcAATATAGGGTTGCAATTGTAAAGTACAGAAAATCTTCTTCCTAAATAAAACTGCTTTCAAGATGGTCTCAGCCTATGCTTTACTCAATCTCAGGATGTATTCTGATATGAACTGTTCTCAAGAGTCATATTTGGTACATTactgtaattaattaacgttaTTAATGGAATAcacaaatgatatataaataaatagtgcCTGGCACCACATGTTGCCCTCCTGCAGGTTGACTTGTTCACGTTGTCTGTAAAAGATAACTTGTCGACGAATTATGTGTAAAAGAAAAGCATATATCTTAGGGAAAGATATGATAAAAGTAGactaataagtaataaaataaaatatattgaataaaatgagaaagaaaaaatgaataagaaagaatagaaagattataatatccatgttataaattagtaaaattatagattttgttTTACAACATTCTGTCGACGAATTAACAACTTGGCAAGTCAATTTTGCTTCTATTATAAccgaagattatattatacgtaagttaaagaaggaaaagaaagaagaatcgtatgaatcttcgatattaatttgtttctttactAATGTtgcaattagaaatatatttgatgacTGTACGAACAATCGGTGTGTGAaacataagatatataatgtatagtCACTAATGATTaatcacaaatttttaaaatgatcacAAAGTGCAATCTCTTAGCCAACACacttttttatcaaagaaaaaaaagtataaagaaattgttatttttcataacgaaaaaagtaagatttaatgtattaaaaaaaaagtatatatatatatatatgtctccACTagttattaaacattttcctattgatgcaaaatttattgtatttgaactgatattatatatatatatatatatatgtatatatatgtatatatatatgtatatatatatatatatatgtatattatatatatatatctttcttaagTGTACATGCCTGAAGTAAATCCTTAAAATATAACCTGCGATACGATTGCATCGGTTCCAATTCTTAAATCATTGCAGGTGGATATCTCAAAATctctgaataatataattacttcttaattatattatcaattactcgatattatacgattatttCTCGGCGATATTTCAAAAACCCAGTGTTATTATGTGCTTCATTTGTTTGTATAAGACAAAGTAATTTGCACAAACTTTTCATCTATAATTAGTAAGAATAATGATATGTAAAGTCTCATAATGATTCGCTAAATGAGTTTGGcacaagatataattattaatcataaatgagacaattgataaactttttatattttaaaaaatgattttataaaattttttttaacttgaaataaaatgaaagattttgtttactttatattttgatgttacaaataaaatataagatattgaaGAAGTTTat from Apis mellifera strain DH4 linkage group LG8, Amel_HAv3.1, whole genome shotgun sequence carries:
- the LOC413946 gene encoding myocyte-specific enhancer factor 2 isoform X2, producing the protein MGRKKIQISRITDERNRQVTFNKRKFGVMKKAYELSVLCDCEIALIIFSSSNKLYQYASTDMDKVLLKYTEYNEPHESLTNKNIIEKEHKGAMSPESPEPDAIEYNLTPRTEAKYTKIDEEFQLMMQRHQHNGTRAMGQSNYSLPVSVPVNSYGESLLGSSPQIAHTSISPRPSSSETDSVYPPGGMLEMSNGYPPSASPLGGSPSPGPSPALGVGGGSANKGSNPSRHSPQPPPPPPPPHPHRTNLRVVIPTPLTQPLSEDTSYDNGHTQSALNTPVVALQTPSVPAGYSSFGPTDYSSDLGSLAWSHQRYVDDLSMYSAATMSSISGLPHLAVSSSTPPPATSPLPVKIKSEPISPPRDPHGGNSGSNSSGPSNTSNLHHTALNVGPSSSTGAPPPHHVPHPGPQSLNLVSNRPSSNPPPSHSGSITPTNLPSPGSATVADIRTSHSNTGGNGGNNSDYENGPLMKRSRITEGWAT
- the LOC413946 gene encoding myocyte-specific enhancer factor 2 isoform X1, giving the protein MGRKKIQISRITDERNRQVTFNKRKFGVMKKAYELSVLCDCEIALIIFSSSNKLYQYASTDMDKVLLKYTEYNEPHESLTNKNIIEALNKKEHKGAMSPESPEPDAIEYNLTPRTEAKYTKIDEEFQLMMQRHQHNGTRAMGQSNYSLPVSVPVNSYGESLLGSSPQIAHTSISPRPSSSETDSVYPPGGMLEMSNGYPPSASPLGGSPSPGPSPALGVGGGSANKGSNPSRHSPQPPPPPPPPHPHRTNLRVVIPTPLTQPLSEDTSYDNGHTQSALNTPVVALQTPSVPAGYSSFGPTDYSSDLGSLAWSHQRYVDDLSMYSAATMSSISGLPHLAVSSSTPPPATSPLPVKIKSEPISPPRDPHGGNSGSNSSGPSNTSNLHHTALNVGPSSSTGAPPPHHVPHPGPQSLNLVSNRPSSNPPPSHSGSITPTNLPSPGSATVADIRTSHSNTGGNGGNNSDYENGPLMKRSRITEGWAT